One genomic region from bacterium encodes:
- a CDS encoding ParB N-terminal domain-containing protein → MDFTFYTLALSEIDGEDRLFQLWPAPQSNALVRSVAALGLLTPLTLQPRRDAAAAGLRFRLVRGFRRYQAALAAGLTAVPARLLPEEWDDRTVYQRMLVERSASAPLSPLEAAYALTTLRRTFACETAEIIRTWLPRMGLAPNPKLVTLYEPLVQLEPELQAALAADDLGVESASLLAAAPAAERRSFWLLCQQLRLGKNRQREFWTLLADIAAIKNSSIAELLAEPDLMVLLADLHLTPSQKSDRVRNRLLQLRYPQYGEVQARFEALLRSAKLPPQIHLRSTPWFSGEEYRIELSFTSTEEYARHLQVLQTMQERGLIAQLVQLA, encoded by the coding sequence ATGGATTTTACTTTTTATACCCTGGCCCTGAGTGAGATCGACGGCGAGGACCGGCTTTTCCAGCTTTGGCCTGCACCACAGAGCAACGCCCTTGTCCGCTCGGTCGCCGCCCTCGGCCTTCTCACTCCCCTGACGCTGCAGCCGCGCCGTGACGCGGCTGCAGCTGGTCTCCGCTTCCGGCTGGTGCGCGGGTTCCGCCGCTACCAGGCTGCACTTGCAGCCGGACTCACAGCGGTTCCCGCGCGCCTGTTGCCCGAGGAATGGGATGACCGGACCGTCTATCAGCGCATGCTGGTGGAGCGCAGCGCCTCTGCACCCCTGTCTCCGCTCGAGGCCGCCTACGCCCTCACCACCCTGCGGCGCACCTTTGCCTGCGAGACCGCGGAGATCATCCGCACCTGGCTGCCGCGCATGGGCCTCGCACCCAACCCCAAACTCGTGACCCTTTATGAACCATTGGTACAGCTCGAGCCGGAATTGCAAGCCGCCCTTGCCGCCGATGATCTGGGCGTTGAGAGCGCCAGCCTGCTTGCCGCTGCTCCGGCCGCTGAGCGCCGCAGCTTCTGGCTGCTCTGCCAGCAACTGCGCCTCGGCAAAAACCGCCAGCGTGAATTCTGGACGCTCCTTGCCGATATCGCCGCCATAAAAAACAGCAGCATCGCTGAGCTTCTGGCCGAACCCGACCTGATGGTGCTGCTGGCCGACCTGCACCTGACCCCCTCGCAAAAAAGTGACCGGGTCAGGAATCGGCTGCTGCAGCTGCGCTATCCTCAGTACGGCGAGGTGCAGGCGCGGTTTGAAGCGCTGCTCCGCAGCGCCAAATTGCCACCGCAGATCCATTTGCGTTCTACCCCCTGGTTTTCGGGCGAGGAGTACCGGATCGAACTCTCGTTCACCTCAACCGAGGAATACGCCCGTCATCTGCAAGTGCTGCAAACCATGCAGGAGCGGGGTCTGATCGCCCAACTGGTACAGCTGGCATGA
- a CDS encoding single-stranded DNA-binding protein produces MAFDCKGTLNKVMLIGRLGADPELKYTPAGAAVLTLSLATNTSWKDQEGKAQEKTEWHRVVAWRKLAEVIGQYAKKGSRLYVEGKVVTRSWTDKDGTKRYTTEIQAESIQLLEGRGEREGAEMIETPLPTEADFNGQSQGSNSEDDLPF; encoded by the coding sequence ATGGCTTTCGATTGTAAAGGCACCTTGAACAAAGTCATGCTCATCGGAAGACTGGGCGCGGATCCCGAATTGAAGTACACGCCCGCAGGCGCCGCCGTCCTCACCCTCAGTCTGGCGACCAATACCTCATGGAAGGATCAGGAGGGCAAGGCGCAGGAAAAGACCGAATGGCACCGAGTGGTGGCCTGGCGCAAGCTCGCGGAGGTCATTGGCCAATACGCCAAAAAAGGCAGCCGGCTGTACGTGGAGGGCAAGGTGGTGACCCGCTCCTGGACGGACAAGGATGGGACCAAGCGCTATACAACGGAAATTCAGGCGGAATCGATCCAGCTGCTGGAAGGCCGGGGAGAGCGGGAGGGGGCCGAGATGATAGAAACGCCCCTGCCGACCGAGGCCGATTTCAATGGCCAGAGCCAGGGCTCCAATAGCGAAGACGATCTGCCCTTTTAA
- the cdd gene encoding cytidine deaminase yields MAQPPYDPVPLIRAAFQASNAAKARFSGFRVGAALLCADGTLITGFNIESSSYGLTLCAERVALFRALAEGKTAFTAIAVVAGKRNWCPPCGACRQVLWEWARDLQVILARSETEYRILSLSDLLPHAFDEGYLMHD; encoded by the coding sequence ATGGCACAACCACCCTATGATCCAGTGCCCCTAATTCGCGCGGCCTTTCAGGCCAGCAATGCTGCGAAGGCCCGGTTTTCCGGATTCCGGGTCGGCGCCGCCCTGCTCTGCGCGGACGGCACCCTGATCACGGGATTCAATATCGAAAGCAGCTCATATGGATTGACCCTTTGCGCGGAACGGGTGGCCCTCTTCCGGGCTCTGGCGGAGGGCAAAACCGCCTTCACCGCCATCGCTGTCGTCGCCGGCAAGCGGAATTGGTGCCCGCCCTGCGGCGCCTGCCGCCAAGTACTCTGGGAGTGGGCCCGGGATCTGCAGGTAATTCTGGCGCGTAGCGAAACCGAGTATCGCATCCTGTCGTTGAGCGATCTGCTGCCGCATGCCTTTGATGAAGGATACCTGATGCATGATTGA
- the udk gene encoding uridine kinase: MIDPSNRFSCLIIGIAGPSGSGKSFIAEHILAALPDLRGLLLSQDDYYRDRSDLTLEKRQHINYDHPDAVEFSLLIRHLEALRAGSSIEHPLYDFSVHNRRPERRRAGPADLVIVDGLLLYTVPAMLPLFDLRLYVDTPLDICFIRRLQRDVLERGRTMESVIQQYCTTVRPMFIEHVLASRERADLVLSGEVPVEEVLPQVLQRVRALNPSLHAQRPERATPLRTWQEMLMAEHALLLRGLFLLEAAVAAKREGTIETGRIAKLLHFFLAFGDRIHNVKEENHLFPLLVENGMPQEGLIKEMLLDHEAERELIAGILARIGRAAVLTGAEQSGLAAQLEGYLFRRRAHIRQENEALYPRAAEVITTADVERIVADFAKVEERSLYPNAGRHFANLLRQLERD, encoded by the coding sequence ATGATTGACCCCTCGAACCGCTTCTCTTGTCTGATCATCGGCATCGCCGGCCCCTCCGGATCTGGGAAGAGCTTTATCGCCGAGCATATCCTCGCGGCGCTGCCCGACCTGCGGGGTCTCCTGCTCAGCCAGGACGATTATTATCGAGACCGTTCTGATTTGACTCTGGAAAAGCGTCAGCACATCAACTACGACCATCCGGATGCAGTGGAGTTCTCCCTCCTCATCCGCCATCTCGAGGCGTTGCGCGCCGGTTCGAGCATTGAACATCCCCTCTACGACTTTTCAGTGCACAACCGGAGGCCGGAGCGGCGGCGTGCCGGGCCGGCGGATCTAGTCATCGTCGATGGACTGCTGCTCTATACGGTGCCGGCGATGCTGCCCCTCTTCGATCTGCGGCTCTATGTGGATACACCGCTGGATATCTGTTTCATCCGTCGCCTGCAACGCGATGTCCTCGAACGCGGCCGCACCATGGAGTCGGTGATCCAGCAGTATTGTACGACGGTGCGGCCGATGTTCATCGAACATGTGCTCGCCAGCCGGGAACGGGCCGATCTGGTTCTCTCCGGCGAGGTGCCGGTGGAGGAAGTGCTGCCGCAAGTGCTGCAGCGTGTGCGGGCTCTCAATCCCTCCCTTCATGCCCAGCGGCCGGAGCGTGCGACGCCCCTGCGCACCTGGCAGGAAATGCTGATGGCCGAGCATGCCCTGCTCTTGCGCGGCCTCTTCCTGCTGGAGGCTGCGGTTGCGGCCAAACGGGAGGGCACCATCGAAACCGGGCGCATCGCCAAGCTGCTCCATTTTTTCCTCGCCTTCGGCGACCGGATTCACAACGTCAAGGAGGAGAATCATCTCTTTCCTCTCCTGGTGGAAAACGGCATGCCACAGGAGGGCCTCATCAAAGAGATGCTTCTGGATCATGAGGCGGAACGGGAATTGATCGCCGGTATCCTCGCGAGGATCGGCAGGGCGGCGGTGCTGACCGGGGCGGAGCAGAGCGGACTGGCTGCGCAGCTCGAAGGTTATCTTTTCAGGCGCCGCGCCCATATCCGCCAGGAGAACGAGGCGCTCTATCCCCGGGCGGCGGAGGTGATCACCACGGCGGATGTGGAACGGATTGTGGCCGATTTCGCCAAGGTGGAGGAACGCTCGCTCTATCCCAATGCGGGGCGGCACTTCGCCAATCTGCTGCGTCAGCTGGAGCGGGATTGA
- a CDS encoding thymidine kinase, protein MLSIVPKDTGWIEVICGSMFSGKTEELIRRLRRAQIARQKVAIFKPAIDNRYSTEHIVSHNEGRLPSKTVTSAQEILEQAGDSTVIGIDEAQFFGPELVEVCQKLADGGKRVIVAGLDQDYTGKPFEPIPQLLAVAEYITKTLAICVKCGNPANRTQRLSHDSARVVVGAQNIYEARCRFCHEVFSSPEDAEKAK, encoded by the coding sequence ATGTTAAGTATTGTTCCAAAAGATACCGGATGGATCGAGGTGATTTGCGGCAGCATGTTCAGCGGCAAGACCGAGGAGCTGATCCGCCGGTTGCGGCGAGCACAGATCGCCCGCCAGAAGGTAGCGATTTTCAAACCAGCCATCGATAACCGCTACTCCACCGAGCACATCGTCTCGCATAATGAGGGGCGGCTCCCCTCGAAAACAGTGACCTCGGCCCAGGAGATCCTGGAACAGGCGGGCGACTCCACCGTGATCGGGATTGATGAAGCGCAGTTTTTTGGGCCGGAGTTGGTCGAGGTCTGTCAAAAGCTGGCCGACGGGGGCAAGCGGGTCATCGTCGCCGGGCTCGACCAAGATTATACCGGCAAGCCTTTTGAGCCCATTCCGCAGCTGCTGGCGGTGGCCGAGTACATCACCAAGACCCTGGCGATTTGTGTCAAGTGTGGCAACCCAGCCAACCGTACCCAGCGCCTCAGCCACGATTCGGCGCGGGTGGTGGTAGGCGCACAGAATATCTACGAGGCGCGCTGCCGCTTCTGCCATGAGGTCTTTTCCAGCCCGGAAGATGCGGAGAAAGCGAAATGA
- a CDS encoding purine-nucleoside phosphorylase, protein MTSMQTLRLRDQVQEAVAFVRPRLAEPPRVAIILGSGLGRFSERICQAEQIDTAEIPYYPHSTVPGHAGRWFAGRLGATPVIAVQGRVHYYEGYDLKQVIFPVHLLASLGIEILIVTTASGGLNPQFAAGDLMLITDQLNFTFTSPLTGRPEDQLGPRFPDMMHCYDPGLLEVARAAAQRLAIPLREGIFCWVTGPAYETAAEVRMLRLLGGDAVSMSTAPEVIAARQRHLRVLGISLITNPGTGLSKVKLTHEEVTTTADQAGTRLGNLLEAVVADLAEDRPGLGTETGAGSTGERRIG, encoded by the coding sequence ATGACATCGATGCAAACGCTGCGTCTGCGGGATCAGGTCCAGGAGGCGGTGGCTTTTGTCCGTCCCCGGCTTGCGGAACCGCCGCGGGTTGCGATCATCCTCGGTTCGGGATTGGGCCGGTTTTCCGAGCGGATCTGCCAGGCGGAACAGATCGATACCGCGGAGATTCCTTACTATCCGCATTCAACCGTGCCGGGGCATGCCGGCCGCTGGTTTGCCGGCCGGCTCGGCGCGACACCGGTGATCGCGGTTCAGGGACGGGTCCACTATTACGAGGGCTATGACCTCAAGCAAGTGATCTTTCCCGTCCACCTCCTTGCCAGTCTGGGGATCGAGATCCTGATCGTGACCACTGCCAGCGGCGGCCTGAATCCGCAATTCGCTGCCGGCGATCTGATGCTCATCACCGATCAGCTCAATTTCACTTTTACCAGTCCGCTGACCGGCCGGCCGGAGGATCAGCTCGGGCCCAGATTCCCCGACATGATGCACTGTTACGATCCCGGATTGCTCGAGGTGGCGCGCGCGGCGGCCCAGCGGCTGGCCATCCCGCTGCGGGAGGGGATCTTTTGCTGGGTGACTGGCCCGGCCTATGAAACCGCTGCGGAGGTGCGCATGCTGCGGCTGCTCGGCGGGGATGCGGTATCGATGTCCACCGCTCCCGAGGTCATCGCCGCTCGGCAGCGGCACCTGCGCGTGCTCGGCATCTCGCTCATCACCAATCCCGGCACCGGCCTGTCGAAGGTAAAACTCACCCACGAGGAAGTGACCACGACGGCGGATCAGGCGGGAACGCGACTGGGAAACTTGCTGGAGGCGGTTGTCGCTGATCTGGCAGAGGATCGGCCCGGCCTGGGAACAGAGACTGGGGCCGGATCGACGGGTGAGCGGCGGATTGGTTGA
- the tadA gene encoding tRNA adenosine(34) deaminase TadA translates to MQDHVAWMRLALAEAQKALDKNEVPVGAIVVHEDRVVGRGHNLIESLQDPTAHAEMLAVTAAANALASWRLDQSILYVTLEPCMMCTGAALLSRIPLIVYGAADPRYGACGSALQLTDGRQLDVQARLISGVLHEECSDLLKRFFRKLR, encoded by the coding sequence ATGCAGGATCATGTGGCCTGGATGCGGCTTGCGCTGGCCGAAGCCCAGAAGGCCTTGGACAAAAATGAGGTTCCGGTCGGCGCGATCGTGGTGCATGAGGACCGGGTCGTTGGCAGGGGGCACAATCTCATAGAGTCCCTGCAAGATCCCACCGCGCACGCCGAAATGCTGGCTGTCACTGCTGCAGCCAATGCCCTCGCCTCCTGGCGGCTGGATCAATCCATCCTGTATGTTACCCTTGAACCCTGTATGATGTGCACGGGCGCTGCACTGCTCTCGCGTATCCCGTTGATTGTCTATGGCGCCGCCGATCCGCGCTATGGCGCATGCGGCAGCGCGTTGCAGCTGACCGATGGTCGACAGCTGGATGTTCAGGCGCGTCTGATCAGCGGGGTGCTGCATGAGGAATGCAGCGATCTACTCAAGCGGTTCTTTCGCAAGCTGCGTTAG
- the dnaX gene encoding DNA polymerase III subunit gamma/tau, with protein sequence MSYLVLARKYRPMFFTDVMGQQHVTQTLQNAIQQNRIANAYLFCGPRGIGKTTVARLLAKALNCDQGPTIHPCNTCSSCIEINESRSLDVFEIDGASNRGIDEVRNLREGLRYTPNPGKYRIYIIDEVHMLTNEAFNALLKTLEEPPVRVLFIFATTEVHKVPATILSRCQRFDFKRMPHHTIVEQLQTMCRQEEITIDAESLRIIATKADGSMRDSQSILDQIIAFAGKNIQARDVASLLGIIDQELFFRVTDLIRNKDTEGAVKLAEYIFNEGFDFDEFLLGLEQHLRNFLVIKSSGAAHLIDCSEEHIARYQQEKEAFSVEDLLRLIKIAADTENLVRRSSNARLHFEVALVKMVRMSGSVQLAALMAHLNDEVKKNSSPSGLSGVTNLPDVSLHAAFHAAPPPSTASPVPASPPGAAPPLPAPSAPAPVPAAAASSSGLTLAFIEERWQSILDAIRAQKVALGTFLCDGWPTRVGNGQLEIMFPRESSFQMDAILNSRALLQEIIAAILGTSLNIVCVKDEEGLLPRVRKIAPLTDNKKEFEKLLQEDRWIQTVVQLFDAEFLK encoded by the coding sequence ATGTCCTACTTGGTGCTTGCTCGAAAATACCGCCCCATGTTCTTCACCGATGTGATGGGGCAGCAACATGTGACCCAGACTCTGCAAAACGCCATCCAGCAGAACCGGATCGCCAATGCTTATCTCTTTTGCGGTCCGCGCGGCATCGGCAAGACCACCGTCGCGCGTTTGTTGGCCAAAGCGCTGAACTGCGACCAGGGCCCCACCATTCATCCCTGCAATACCTGCTCCTCCTGCATCGAAATCAATGAAAGCCGCAGCCTTGATGTTTTTGAAATCGACGGTGCCTCAAACCGCGGCATTGATGAAGTGCGCAACTTGCGCGAGGGGCTGCGTTACACCCCCAATCCCGGCAAATACCGTATTTATATTATCGATGAAGTGCACATGCTCACCAATGAGGCCTTCAATGCGCTACTGAAGACCCTGGAGGAGCCCCCTGTCCGGGTGCTCTTCATCTTCGCCACCACCGAGGTCCACAAGGTGCCGGCGACAATCCTCTCCCGCTGCCAGCGTTTCGATTTCAAGCGTATGCCCCACCATACTATTGTCGAGCAGCTGCAGACCATGTGCCGGCAGGAGGAAATCACCATCGATGCCGAGTCCCTGCGCATCATCGCGACCAAGGCCGATGGCAGCATGCGAGATTCGCAGAGCATCCTCGACCAGATCATCGCTTTTGCTGGTAAGAACATCCAGGCCCGCGATGTCGCCTCCCTGCTCGGGATCATCGATCAGGAGCTCTTTTTTAGGGTGACCGATCTGATCCGCAACAAGGATACCGAGGGTGCGGTCAAGCTCGCCGAATATATCTTCAACGAGGGCTTTGATTTTGACGAGTTTCTGCTGGGCCTTGAGCAGCATTTACGCAATTTTCTGGTGATCAAGAGCAGCGGCGCGGCCCATCTCATCGACTGTTCCGAGGAGCACATCGCGCGGTATCAGCAGGAGAAAGAGGCTTTCTCCGTGGAGGACCTACTGCGTCTGATCAAGATAGCGGCCGATACGGAGAATTTGGTGCGCCGTAGCAGCAATGCCCGTCTGCACTTCGAGGTGGCCTTGGTCAAGATGGTCCGGATGAGCGGCAGTGTGCAACTGGCGGCCTTGATGGCGCATCTCAACGACGAGGTAAAAAAAAACTCTAGCCCGTCCGGGTTGAGCGGTGTTACGAACCTTCCTGATGTCAGCCTGCACGCCGCCTTCCATGCCGCACCGCCACCATCCACGGCGTCTCCGGTCCCCGCATCGCCGCCGGGCGCTGCACCGCCTCTGCCCGCTCCGTCCGCCCCCGCCCCGGTACCGGCCGCGGCCGCCAGTTCCTCGGGATTGACGCTGGCATTCATCGAGGAGCGCTGGCAATCCATTCTCGATGCCATACGGGCTCAGAAGGTCGCCCTGGGGACCTTTCTCTGTGATGGATGGCCGACCCGGGTGGGCAACGGCCAGCTGGAAATCATGTTCCCCCGCGAAAGCAGTTTTCAGATGGACGCCATCCTCAACAGCCGCGCGCTGCTGCAGGAAATCATCGCGGCAATCCTGGGCACCTCCCTGAACATTGTCTGCGTCAAGGATGAAGAGGGCCTTTTGCCCCGTGTGCGCAAAATTGCACCCTTAACCGACAACAAGAAAGAGTTCGAAAAACTGCTCCAGGAAGACCGCTGGATTCAAACCGTCGTCCAGCTCTTCGATGCCGAGTTCCTGAAGTAA
- a CDS encoding YbaB/EbfC family nucleoid-associated protein, whose protein sequence is MFNKGNMGGLLRQAQRMQEELQKAQANLANLKVEGSAGGNMVIVTANAAQELLQIQINPEVVDPEDVEMLEDLVLAAVNQALQNGRARAEEEMAKITGGMDPGMLGGLKLPGF, encoded by the coding sequence ATGTTCAACAAGGGCAATATGGGTGGATTGCTGCGCCAAGCGCAGCGGATGCAAGAAGAGTTGCAAAAGGCGCAAGCCAATCTGGCCAATCTCAAGGTTGAGGGCAGCGCCGGCGGCAATATGGTGATCGTGACTGCCAACGCCGCGCAGGAACTCCTGCAGATTCAAATCAATCCAGAGGTGGTCGATCCGGAGGATGTTGAGATGCTGGAAGACCTTGTTCTCGCCGCAGTCAACCAAGCGCTGCAGAACGGCCGCGCCCGAGCGGAGGAGGAGATGGCTAAGATAACCGGCGGCATGGATCCCGGCATGCTTGGCGGACTCAAACTGCCCGGTTTTTGA
- the recR gene encoding recombination mediator RecR: protein MNYSSEAVERAIHELSKMPGIGRKSAQRLVFFLLKRPAEEIAGLAQALNELHEKVRYCSHCFNITEQDPCPICSDERRDRRLICVVEEANDVVALEKTGEFRGLYHVLGGALSPLDGVGPDDLKIRELLVRLPEGVEEVILATNPNTEGEATALYLARLLKPMQIKLSRIARGIPVGADIEYADEMTLARAMAGRVPV from the coding sequence ATGAACTATTCATCTGAAGCAGTCGAGCGCGCCATCCATGAGCTCAGCAAAATGCCCGGCATCGGCCGGAAATCAGCCCAGCGCCTGGTCTTTTTCCTGCTCAAGCGCCCGGCGGAGGAGATTGCTGGCCTGGCGCAAGCTCTGAATGAGCTGCATGAAAAGGTACGCTATTGTTCGCACTGCTTTAATATCACCGAGCAGGACCCTTGCCCGATCTGCAGCGACGAGCGACGCGATCGTCGCCTGATCTGCGTCGTCGAGGAGGCCAACGATGTGGTAGCCCTCGAAAAAACCGGCGAGTTCAGGGGATTGTACCACGTGCTGGGCGGGGCGCTTTCGCCGCTGGATGGCGTCGGCCCCGACGATCTGAAGATTCGGGAATTGCTGGTGCGATTGCCCGAGGGGGTTGAGGAGGTCATTCTTGCAACCAATCCCAACACCGAGGGGGAAGCGACAGCCCTCTATCTGGCCCGGCTGTTGAAACCCATGCAGATCAAGCTGTCGCGCATCGCCCGCGGCATACCGGTCGGCGCCGACATTGAATACGCCGATGAGATGACGCTCGCGCGCGCCATGGCGGGCCGCGTCCCAGTGTGA
- a CDS encoding phosphatidylglycerophosphatase A: MTDKLSWPDHAACALATTCYSGYFPIAPGTVGAALAALGLWFLKMDQGVPLLAGTLLCGLAGVWAAKRAEIRWGEDPGRVNWDEVVGMMLSLLFLPRTLSVFILAFLAFRFFDILKPVPVSTAERLPHGWGIMADDMMAGIYANLLVQVVVRFWPMKG; encoded by the coding sequence GTGACTGATAAATTATCCTGGCCGGATCACGCGGCCTGCGCTTTGGCAACGACATGCTATAGCGGATATTTCCCGATCGCGCCGGGAACCGTAGGTGCGGCCCTGGCTGCGCTCGGCCTCTGGTTTCTTAAGATGGACCAGGGCGTGCCGCTGCTGGCCGGCACGCTGCTGTGCGGGCTGGCCGGCGTCTGGGCCGCCAAACGGGCGGAGATACGCTGGGGCGAGGACCCTGGACGGGTGAATTGGGATGAGGTGGTCGGCATGATGCTCTCCCTGCTCTTCCTGCCCCGCACGCTGAGTGTTTTCATCCTGGCTTTTCTGGCTTTCCGGTTTTTTGATATCCTCAAGCCCGTTCCGGTCAGCACCGCCGAACGTTTGCCGCATGGCTGGGGCATCATGGCCGATGATATGATGGCGGGAATTTATGCCAATCTCCTCGTGCAGGTCGTGGTCCGCTTCTGGCCCATGAAAGGATAA
- a CDS encoding competence/damage-inducible protein A translates to MARIELISIGDELLIGQTINTNAAWIGQELLEAGMNVNRVTTVGDDLEQITAALAEAEARADCILVTGGLGPTNDDITRKAVCDYFGVGLIRNEALLTHIRSLFQRRNLPMARVNEDQALVPETAQLIQNDRGTAPGYLFTPPGKRFYFMPGVPYEMQAMMRESVLPELRAGRTGAILLTHHIATIGIAESALYERIGDIAAISALVRIAFLPSPFGVRIRLNAMAEDEAQAQQKLEEAARLVRRNIQPFIYAERNITLEAALGEELVSRRERLAVAESCTGGLIANRITNIPGSSRFFERGIVSYSNAAKIALLGVPETLIVQHGAVSAAVAEAMAAGVRRISGTEHGLAVTGIAGPDGGTLEKPVGLVFVGYSGGRGTAVEEHRVISGDRLVNKERFAALALNLLRKNLFNIQV, encoded by the coding sequence ATGGCACGGATCGAGCTGATTTCCATCGGCGATGAACTGCTCATCGGCCAGACCATCAACACCAATGCCGCCTGGATTGGCCAGGAACTGCTCGAGGCCGGCATGAATGTGAACCGCGTGACTACGGTGGGGGATGATCTCGAGCAGATCACGGCCGCTTTGGCGGAGGCCGAAGCGAGAGCCGATTGCATCCTCGTCACTGGCGGGTTGGGACCGACCAACGACGACATTACGCGCAAGGCGGTCTGCGACTATTTCGGAGTGGGACTGATCCGCAACGAGGCCTTGCTCACCCACATCCGGTCCCTGTTTCAACGCCGCAATCTTCCCATGGCACGGGTCAACGAGGATCAGGCCCTGGTGCCGGAAACGGCGCAGTTGATTCAAAACGATCGAGGCACCGCGCCGGGCTATCTTTTTACGCCGCCGGGAAAGCGCTTTTACTTTATGCCGGGCGTGCCTTATGAAATGCAGGCGATGATGCGGGAGAGCGTTCTGCCTGAACTGCGCGCCGGGCGTACTGGGGCGATCCTGCTCACCCATCATATCGCCACCATCGGTATTGCCGAGAGCGCGCTCTATGAACGGATCGGGGATATCGCCGCGATCTCCGCCCTGGTCCGCATCGCCTTTCTGCCCAGTCCCTTTGGGGTGCGCATCCGCCTTAACGCGATGGCTGAGGATGAAGCACAAGCTCAACAAAAACTGGAAGAGGCGGCCCGGCTGGTGCGCCGGAATATCCAGCCCTTTATTTACGCCGAACGCAATATCACCCTCGAGGCGGCGCTGGGCGAAGAACTGGTATCGCGCAGGGAACGGCTGGCGGTGGCCGAATCCTGCACCGGCGGACTGATCGCCAACCGGATAACCAATATTCCAGGAAGCTCCCGATTTTTTGAGCGCGGAATCGTCTCGTACAGCAATGCCGCGAAGATAGCGCTCCTGGGGGTTCCCGAAACCCTGATCGTGCAGCACGGCGCTGTCAGCGCGGCCGTGGCGGAAGCCATGGCCGCGGGAGTGCGCCGGATCAGCGGGACCGAGCATGGGCTCGCCGTCACTGGCATCGCCGGACCGGACGGAGGGACTTTGGAAAAACCGGTCGGTCTGGTTTTTGTCGGCTATTCTGGCGGCCGGGGCACGGCAGTTGAGGAGCACCGGGTGATCTCCGGCGACCGCCTGGTCAACAAGGAACGCTTTGCCGCCCTGGCTCTCAATTTGCTGCGGAAAAATTTATTCAACATTCAGGTTTGA
- the thpR gene encoding RNA 2',3'-cyclic phosphodiesterase, giving the protein MSTLRIFIAIELPAVIRTALSDLQQQLRPLGRGVSWTRPEGIHLTLKFLGDVESGRIEAIAQAVERACHGTAAFGMTVAGVGGFPNLTRPRVLWVGIEESTGRLKTIQAQIETELSALGYPREQRRFSPHLTLGRVKSPDTLQPLCAEMQKRGFAPMPFAAGSIVIMRSELKPDGALYTPLKRIEL; this is encoded by the coding sequence ATGTCAACGCTGCGCATCTTTATTGCAATCGAGCTTCCCGCGGTGATTCGCACGGCACTGTCCGACTTGCAGCAGCAGCTCCGGCCGCTGGGGAGGGGCGTCAGCTGGACCCGTCCGGAAGGGATCCATCTAACGCTTAAATTCCTCGGCGATGTCGAGTCCGGTCGGATCGAGGCCATTGCACAGGCTGTAGAACGGGCGTGTCATGGCACGGCTGCTTTCGGCATGACTGTTGCCGGTGTGGGCGGCTTTCCCAATCTGACGCGGCCGCGGGTGCTCTGGGTTGGCATCGAGGAAAGTACGGGCCGGCTTAAAACGATACAGGCACAGATCGAAACAGAACTGTCCGCATTGGGGTATCCACGTGAGCAACGCCGTTTTTCGCCCCATCTGACCCTGGGGCGGGTGAAATCGCCAGACACCTTGCAGCCGCTCTGCGCGGAAATGCAGAAACGGGGTTTTGCACCCATGCCCTTCGCCGCGGGCAGTATTGTCATCATGCGCAGTGAGTTGAAACCGGATGGCGCTCTGTATACGCCGCTAAAAAGAATCGAATTATAA